The nucleotide window AAAAGGCCCGATTTCGATATACTCGGTATAGCCAAAACTTCCGGCAATCCACATCAGCAACTGGGAGCCGCCAAAATAGATCGTTAATACCAGCAACAGCTCAGGCAGACCCCGTACAAGGGTGGTATAGCCTGTCGCCAGCCAGCGGGCGATGGGATTTTTTGACAGCTTAGCCGCCGCACCGGTCAACCCAAAAACCAGCCCCACCAGCAAACTGGACAGGGCCAGCTGGATGGTAACCCAGGTTCCGGATAACAGCAGATGGCCAAAGCCTTGCAAGTCCATGAAATTCGCCTAAAAAACGGGCCGGTCAGAGCCGGCCCCGGTTATAAATACGATAGTCTGACAGCCACTTAATAGATCGAAAACGGGAAATATTTCTCGTTGATCTTAGCGTAGGTGCCATCGGCAACAATCGCCTTAATCGCGGCACTGAACTTATCTTTCAGCGCGTCACCCTTGCGTACCGCAATACCGATCTCATCGTTGATATCGATATCTTCGCCGTTGAACGCAAAACCCTGACCATCATCAGAGCGCAACCAGTCATAGGCCGGGAACTTATCCGACAGCAGGGCATCCAGACGGCCGGTCGACAGATCCAGATAAGCGTTATCCTGGGTGTCATAGAGTTTCACATTAACCACATCACCCAGATTATCCTCCAGATACTGACCCGCAATAGTAGCCCGCTGAGCACCGACAGTCTTGCCTTCAAGACCTTCTTTAGTGACCACAACATCACTGCCTTCCGGGGTTACAAACGCCAGTACATTGGAGTAATACTTTTCAGAGAAATCGACTACCCGCATCCGCTCCTCGGTGATCGACATAGAGGCAACAATGGCATCGTATTTACGCGCCCGCAGGCCCGGAATTATTCCGTCCCAGTCCTGTGCGACGATTTCACAGTCGGCCTGCATCTGGGCGCAGAGCGCTTTGGCAATTTCAACATCAAAGCCGATCAGCTCACCGTTTGAGTCAACCATATTAAACGGTGCGTAGGCGCCCTCAGTGGCGATGCGGATCTTATCCCCCGCAGTTGCCATCTGAGCGGTCAGCAGACCGCCGGCAATAAGGGCGGCTGTGGCAAACACTTTACGTATATTCATCATCTTTTTCCCTTCAAACATTGCATTGTTTCAGTAAAAATTACGCTTTCAGAACCTGTCACTGAGCAAAAGCTCAACGATGACTGGCCATAAACTCCTGTACCCGCTTTGACTTCGGGTGATTAAACACCTGATCCGGCGGCCCCATCTCTTCGATCTGCCCCTGGTGCAGAAAAATCACCTGGCTGGAGACATCTTTGGCAAAGCGCATTTCATGGGTAACAATCAGCATCGTGCGCCCCTCTTCTGCCAGCTCTTTCATTACCGCCAGCACCTCGTTCACCAGCTCCGGGTCGAGCGCGGAAGTTGGTTCATCAAACAACAGCACCTGCGGATCCATCGCCAGCGTCCGCGCAATCGCTACCCGCTGTTTCTGACCGCCAGAGAGGTTATCCGGGTAGGCATT belongs to Amphritea atlantica and includes:
- a CDS encoding ABC transporter substrate-binding protein; this encodes MNIRKVFATAALIAGGLLTAQMATAGDKIRIATEGAYAPFNMVDSNGELIGFDVEIAKALCAQMQADCEIVAQDWDGIIPGLRARKYDAIVASMSITEERMRVVDFSEKYYSNVLAFVTPEGSDVVVTKEGLEGKTVGAQRATIAGQYLEDNLGDVVNVKLYDTQDNAYLDLSTGRLDALLSDKFPAYDWLRSDDGQGFAFNGEDIDINDEIGIAVRKGDALKDKFSAAIKAIVADGTYAKINEKYFPFSIY